A portion of the Microbacterium hominis genome contains these proteins:
- a CDS encoding carbonic anhydrase yields the protein MLEGNRRFVDGTPQHPRQDVERRHELAGGQRPRAALFGCSDSRLAAEIIFDEGLGDLFVIRNAGQVVSESAVGSLEYAVAVLGSPLIVVLAHDACGAVQAAIDSTLPDAPALPALIWKQIAPIVPAARAVARESAGASIDPELVGREHLRETVGEILHRSELISAAVAEGRVAIVGANYRLAEGAVVPVVAVGDVDAAA from the coding sequence ATGCTCGAGGGAAACCGCCGATTCGTCGACGGCACGCCCCAGCACCCGCGGCAGGACGTCGAGCGCCGGCATGAGCTGGCCGGCGGTCAGAGGCCGCGCGCCGCCCTGTTCGGCTGCAGCGACTCGCGCCTGGCCGCCGAGATCATCTTCGACGAGGGTCTGGGCGACCTGTTCGTCATCCGCAACGCCGGACAGGTCGTGTCCGAATCCGCCGTGGGCAGCCTCGAGTACGCCGTCGCCGTGCTCGGCTCCCCTCTGATCGTCGTGCTGGCGCACGACGCGTGCGGTGCGGTGCAGGCCGCCATCGACAGCACGCTGCCCGACGCGCCGGCCCTGCCCGCGCTCATCTGGAAGCAGATCGCCCCCATCGTGCCCGCCGCGCGCGCCGTCGCGCGCGAGTCGGCCGGCGCCTCGATCGACCCCGAACTCGTCGGCCGCGAGCACCTGCGCGAGACCGTCGGCGAGATCCTCCACCGCTCCGAGCTCATCAGCGCCGCCGTCGCCGAGGGCCGGGTCGCGATCGTGGGCGCGAACTACCGGCTCGCCGAAGGCGCCGTCGTCCCCGTCGTCGCGGTGGGCGATGTGGATGCCGCAGCCTGA
- a CDS encoding 4-hydroxy-3-methylbut-2-enyl diphosphate reductase has product MPVPHVPRRRERLQDIAVDGRKRVLLASPRGYCAGVDRAVVAVEKALERFGAPVYVRKQIVHNIHVVTELEKRGAIFVEEVDEVPEGAHVVFSAHGVSPAVVGAAADRGLQAIDATCPLVTKVHREAVRFARDDYEILLIGHDGHEEVEGTAGEAPDHVTVVNSPEEADRIEVRDPSKVVWLSQTTLSVDETMETVRRLRVRFPQLQDPPSDDICYATQNRQVAIKKVAKDADLVIVVGSANSSNSVRLVEVALEYGAKAAYRVDYADEVKQEWLDGVATVGVTSGASVPDVLVQEVLADLAAAGYGDVEEVRTAEEDLMFSLPKELRQGSAGGRGGRTSGGQERS; this is encoded by the coding sequence ATGCCCGTGCCCCATGTTCCGCGGCGGCGCGAGCGTCTTCAGGATATCGCCGTGGACGGACGCAAGCGGGTGCTGCTCGCCTCGCCCCGCGGCTACTGCGCCGGCGTGGATCGGGCCGTGGTCGCGGTCGAGAAGGCGCTCGAGCGGTTCGGGGCGCCCGTGTACGTGCGCAAGCAGATCGTCCACAACATCCACGTCGTCACCGAACTCGAGAAGCGCGGTGCGATCTTCGTGGAGGAGGTCGACGAGGTGCCGGAGGGCGCGCATGTCGTCTTCAGCGCGCACGGCGTCTCGCCGGCCGTGGTCGGCGCCGCGGCGGATCGCGGGCTGCAGGCCATCGACGCGACCTGCCCGCTGGTCACCAAGGTGCACCGCGAGGCGGTGCGCTTCGCGCGCGACGACTACGAGATCCTGCTCATCGGTCACGACGGGCATGAGGAGGTCGAGGGCACCGCCGGTGAGGCGCCCGACCACGTCACCGTCGTGAATTCCCCGGAGGAGGCCGACCGCATCGAGGTGCGAGACCCGTCGAAGGTCGTGTGGCTGTCCCAGACCACCCTCTCTGTCGACGAGACGATGGAGACCGTGCGACGGCTGCGGGTGCGGTTCCCGCAGCTGCAGGATCCGCCCTCCGACGACATCTGCTACGCCACGCAGAATCGCCAGGTCGCCATCAAGAAGGTCGCTAAGGATGCCGACCTCGTGATCGTGGTCGGCTCGGCGAACTCGTCGAACAGCGTGCGCCTGGTCGAGGTCGCCCTCGAGTACGGGGCGAAGGCGGCCTACCGCGTCGACTACGCCGACGAGGTGAAGCAGGAGTGGCTCGATGGCGTCGCCACCGTCGGCGTGACCAGCGGCGCCTCGGTGCCCGACGTGCTCGTGCAGGAGGTGCTCGCCGACCTCGCCGCCGCCGGCTACGGCGACGTCGAAGAGGTGCGCACCGCCGAGGAGGACCTCATGTTCTCGCTCCCCAAGGAGCTGCGGCAGGGTTCGGCGGGCGGGCGCGGCGGCCGGACATCGGGCGGACAGGAGCGCTCGTGA
- a CDS encoding sensor histidine kinase: MTRRRPRPLSARARILGAVLAVACVGLAVVGSITLIVQRSQVIASVDALLQAQTSRLIAVYTADGTAEAATPSDTDEATDAATDEGTGADSAPPAAEPLSVKEYDSLDRFMYDVAAQLVPASGEAAVTIIDGVAKWQPSTISGFDISDDRALIDRAVAEAEEAGGPVLGTADTPHGVLRYIAIPVTMEGEDDVGVYLRAVDLEEQLEPVNTALATFSIAAVAVLVAIAVVGWFVTGRLLSPIRRLRETADAITISDLSPRLPERGNDEIADLSRTVNSMLDRIEGSVDVQRQLLDDVRHELKTPITIVRGHLELMDPDDVADVVSAREIGISELDRLTRLVEDIDLLAAVEGDTYAMSEVNLGGVTARVGELVAVIPGHTWRVEEHADGRVVADQDRLLQAWLQLADNAAKYTPTGTPIEIGSSIDAAGARIWVRDHGGGIPPAARHRIFRRFDRAGGKRTVGGSGLGLAIVDAIAKAHGGQCLVTDTPGGGATFTLHLPPTAGELPAPVRAGDVVLQREAAG, translated from the coding sequence GTGACCCGCCGACGACCGCGACCGCTCTCGGCACGAGCGCGCATCCTCGGCGCCGTGCTGGCGGTCGCGTGCGTGGGTCTCGCGGTCGTGGGGAGCATCACGCTCATCGTGCAGCGGTCCCAGGTCATCGCCAGCGTCGACGCGCTCCTGCAGGCGCAGACGTCCCGTCTGATCGCCGTGTACACCGCTGACGGCACGGCCGAGGCCGCGACCCCCAGCGACACGGACGAGGCGACGGACGCGGCGACCGACGAGGGCACCGGCGCGGACAGCGCGCCGCCTGCCGCGGAGCCCCTGTCGGTGAAGGAGTACGACTCTCTCGACAGGTTCATGTACGACGTGGCAGCGCAGCTGGTTCCGGCCAGCGGCGAGGCGGCCGTCACCATCATCGACGGGGTGGCGAAGTGGCAGCCCTCGACCATCTCCGGCTTCGACATCTCCGACGACCGCGCGCTCATCGACCGCGCCGTCGCGGAGGCGGAGGAAGCGGGTGGCCCCGTGCTCGGCACCGCGGATACTCCGCACGGCGTGCTGCGCTACATCGCGATCCCGGTCACGATGGAAGGCGAAGACGACGTCGGCGTCTACCTGCGGGCCGTCGACCTCGAGGAGCAGCTCGAGCCCGTGAACACCGCGCTCGCGACCTTCTCGATCGCGGCCGTGGCCGTTCTGGTTGCGATCGCCGTCGTCGGCTGGTTCGTCACCGGGCGACTGCTGTCCCCCATCCGCCGACTGCGCGAAACGGCCGACGCGATCACGATCTCCGACCTGTCACCGCGCCTCCCTGAGCGCGGCAACGATGAGATCGCAGACCTGTCCCGCACGGTGAACTCGATGCTCGACCGCATCGAAGGCTCCGTCGATGTGCAGCGCCAGCTGCTCGACGACGTGCGCCACGAGCTGAAGACCCCGATCACGATCGTGCGCGGGCACCTGGAGCTGATGGATCCCGACGACGTCGCCGACGTGGTCAGCGCGCGGGAGATCGGCATCTCCGAGCTCGACCGGCTCACCCGTCTCGTGGAGGACATCGACCTGCTCGCCGCGGTGGAGGGCGACACCTACGCGATGAGCGAGGTGAACCTCGGCGGTGTGACAGCCCGCGTCGGCGAGCTCGTCGCGGTGATCCCCGGTCACACGTGGCGCGTGGAGGAACACGCCGACGGCCGCGTCGTGGCCGATCAGGATCGCCTCCTGCAGGCCTGGCTGCAGCTGGCCGACAACGCGGCCAAGTACACCCCCACCGGCACGCCGATCGAGATCGGCAGCTCCATCGACGCCGCCGGCGCGCGCATCTGGGTGCGCGATCACGGCGGCGGCATCCCGCCCGCCGCACGGCACCGGATCTTCCGTCGGTTCGATCGCGCCGGAGGCAAGCGCACCGTGGGCGGCTCGGGGCTGGGCCTGGCCATCGTCGATGCGATCGCGAAGGCGCACGGCGGGCAGTGCCTGGTCACCGACACCCCCGGCGGCGGGGCGACCTTCACCCTCCATCTGCCCCCGACGGCCGGAGAGCTGCCGGCTCCCGTGCGGGCCGGGGATGTCGTGCTGCAACGGGAGGCCGCAGGATGA
- a CDS encoding class II fumarate hydratase: MTDIEYRIEHDTMGEVRVPKNALYAAQTQRAVENFPISGTGLESTQIAALARIKKAAALANKELGTLDGAIADAIAAAADEVVTGRYDEHFPVDTYQTGSGTSSNMNMNEVLATLATAGLGAPVHPNDHVNASQSSNDVFPTSVHIAVTQALIDDLIPALDHLSVALEAKAELWKDVVKSGRTHLMDATPVTLGQEFGGYARQMRLGIERVQAVIPRVGEVPLGGTAVGTGINTPLGFPQKVIALLAAETELPITEAKDHFEAQANRDGLVEASGALRTIAVSLTKINNDLRWMGSGPNTGLGELHIPDLQPGSSIMPGKVNPVVPEATLMVCARVIGNDATVAWAGASGSFELNVAIPVMGTALLESIRLLSNAMRVLADKTVDGLQANVERAAAFAGMSPSIVTPLNKLIGYEAAAKIAKHSVAKGITVREAVLDLGYVDRGELTLEQLDEKLDLLSMTHPG; this comes from the coding sequence GTGACCGACATCGAGTACCGCATCGAGCACGACACCATGGGCGAAGTGCGCGTGCCCAAGAACGCCCTCTACGCCGCGCAGACGCAGCGCGCGGTCGAGAACTTCCCGATCTCGGGCACCGGCCTGGAGTCGACGCAGATCGCCGCGCTCGCCCGCATCAAGAAGGCCGCGGCTCTGGCGAACAAGGAGCTCGGCACCCTCGACGGCGCGATCGCCGACGCCATCGCCGCCGCCGCCGACGAGGTCGTCACCGGTCGCTACGACGAGCACTTCCCCGTCGACACCTACCAGACCGGCAGCGGCACGTCGTCGAACATGAACATGAACGAGGTGCTCGCGACCCTCGCGACGGCCGGGCTCGGCGCCCCGGTGCATCCGAACGACCACGTCAACGCCTCGCAGTCCTCCAACGATGTCTTCCCCACCTCGGTGCACATCGCCGTGACCCAGGCGCTCATCGACGACCTCATCCCCGCACTCGACCACCTCTCGGTCGCCCTCGAGGCGAAGGCCGAGCTGTGGAAGGACGTCGTCAAGTCGGGCCGGACCCACCTGATGGATGCCACCCCGGTGACGCTCGGCCAGGAGTTCGGCGGTTACGCGCGGCAGATGCGCCTGGGCATCGAGCGAGTGCAGGCCGTGATCCCCCGCGTCGGCGAGGTGCCCCTCGGCGGCACGGCGGTGGGCACCGGCATCAACACGCCGCTGGGCTTCCCCCAGAAGGTCATCGCTCTGCTGGCCGCCGAGACGGAGCTGCCGATCACCGAGGCGAAGGACCACTTCGAGGCGCAGGCCAACCGCGACGGACTCGTCGAGGCATCCGGGGCCTTGCGCACGATCGCCGTGTCGCTGACCAAGATCAACAACGACCTGCGCTGGATGGGCTCTGGCCCCAACACGGGTCTCGGCGAGCTGCACATCCCCGACCTGCAGCCGGGCTCGTCCATCATGCCGGGCAAGGTCAACCCCGTCGTCCCCGAGGCGACCCTCATGGTGTGCGCGCGGGTCATCGGCAACGATGCCACCGTCGCCTGGGCCGGCGCGTCGGGTTCGTTCGAGCTGAACGTCGCCATCCCCGTCATGGGCACCGCCCTGCTCGAGTCGATCCGCCTGCTCTCCAACGCGATGCGCGTGCTGGCGGACAAGACCGTCGACGGGCTGCAGGCGAACGTCGAGCGCGCGGCCGCATTCGCCGGCATGTCGCCGTCGATCGTGACGCCCCTGAACAAGCTCATCGGCTACGAGGCGGCCGCGAAGATCGCCAAGCACTCGGTGGCGAAGGGCATCACGGTGCGCGAGGCGGTGCTCGATCTCGGCTACGTCGACCGCGGCGAGCTCACTCTGGAGCAGCTCGACGAGAAGCTCGACCTGCTCTCGATGACCCACCCGGGCTGA
- the xseA gene encoding exodeoxyribonuclease VII large subunit: MTTFQAAVVDGQAPPPDSVAPRDSTAEAPTSVARLNDTIRGFVQNWGSVWVEGEITSFNVRGGNVFGRLKDLVTDATISFRIWSSTRDRLPGDLKVGDHVIACVKADYYPRTGDFGFSVSAMRHVGLGDQLEKLERLRAQLRAEGLFDPARKKPIPFLPHVVGLITGERSDAEKDVRRNAQLRWPQVAFRVRHAAVQGDRCVPETIAALKALDADPDVDVIIIARGGGDPQTLLGFSDERLLRAVAAASTPIISAIGHENDHPLLDDVADVRASTPTDAAKRAVPDVAEQRALIAQLRSRLMGRLSQRVSHDIAQLDQLRSRPVLRSPESLLTGRGHELHLLVARGRDRLGRAVEAADRRTGELRAGLRALSPASTLARGYAIAQLADGAIVRDAAQAPTGAIVTVTVDHGAFAARSEGPVPAEVPTTGEDGAPN, encoded by the coding sequence GTGACCACGTTCCAGGCCGCTGTCGTCGATGGCCAGGCGCCGCCGCCCGATTCGGTGGCGCCGCGCGATTCCACCGCCGAGGCGCCCACCTCGGTGGCGCGGCTCAACGACACGATCCGCGGGTTCGTCCAGAACTGGGGCTCGGTGTGGGTCGAGGGCGAGATCACCTCGTTCAACGTGCGCGGCGGCAACGTGTTCGGCCGGCTCAAGGACCTCGTCACCGACGCGACGATCTCGTTCCGGATCTGGTCGAGCACCCGTGACCGACTGCCCGGCGATCTCAAGGTCGGCGACCACGTCATCGCCTGCGTCAAGGCGGACTACTACCCCCGCACCGGCGACTTCGGGTTCTCGGTCTCGGCGATGCGCCACGTGGGCCTTGGCGACCAGCTCGAGAAGCTCGAGCGCCTGCGGGCGCAGCTGCGCGCCGAGGGCCTGTTCGACCCCGCCCGGAAGAAGCCCATCCCCTTCCTGCCGCACGTGGTCGGGCTCATCACCGGAGAGCGCTCCGACGCGGAGAAGGACGTGCGCCGCAACGCCCAGCTGCGCTGGCCGCAGGTCGCGTTCCGCGTCCGGCACGCCGCGGTGCAGGGCGATCGCTGCGTTCCCGAGACCATCGCCGCCCTCAAGGCACTGGATGCCGACCCTGACGTCGACGTGATCATCATCGCGCGCGGCGGCGGCGACCCCCAGACGCTGCTGGGATTCAGCGACGAGCGGCTCCTGCGGGCGGTGGCGGCGGCATCCACGCCCATCATCAGCGCCATCGGGCACGAGAACGACCACCCGCTGCTGGATGACGTCGCCGACGTGCGCGCCTCGACGCCGACCGACGCCGCCAAGCGCGCGGTGCCCGACGTCGCCGAGCAGCGGGCCCTCATCGCGCAGCTGCGGTCCCGCCTGATGGGGCGGCTCTCGCAGCGCGTCTCGCACGACATCGCCCAGCTGGACCAGCTGCGCAGCAGACCGGTGCTGCGCTCCCCCGAATCCCTGCTGACCGGGCGCGGGCATGAGCTCCACCTGCTCGTCGCACGCGGGCGGGACCGGCTCGGTCGTGCGGTCGAGGCCGCCGATCGCCGCACCGGGGAGCTGAGGGCAGGGCTCCGGGCTCTTTCCCCGGCATCGACCCTGGCACGCGGATATGCGATCGCCCAGCTCGCCGACGGAGCGATCGTGCGGGATGCAGCCCAGGCTCCGACGGGCGCGATCGTGACCGTGACCGTCGACCACGGCGCCTTCGCCGCGCGATCGGAGGGGCCCGTGCCGGCCGAGGTGCCGACGACGGGTGAAGACGGCGCGCCGAACTAG
- a CDS encoding aminotransferase class V-fold PLP-dependent enzyme: MDLGSFLSTFDAEPGYLDWAAFGPLSTTVRADLHADAELLGAGRASGIELVAEHEPEARELLADLLDADVEQVTLQPSTTYGLMHALYGLAGSLMLSRAEFPSLTVPATRAADALGSLELQWLELTDGFVTPDVVRTALSEETTALAVSLVDFRTGYRADLSALREVIGDRLLIVDAIQGFGIVEADYAAADVVCGNGYKWLRAGRGTGFARFGERALERLAPVLSGFTGTDRFLPVDEVPLPAASAAAFTVSRPDHLAVTRLAGALGDITAVGVPVLEDALTEIVGDVMLVADRYEVPVITPRDPARRAGIVTLAPAAQDAAPLAAALANHGLTVSVQSGRVRVSPHVGTGSATITMFGDALAEFSAARVW, from the coding sequence ATGGATCTGGGGTCCTTCCTCTCGACGTTCGACGCTGAACCGGGTTATCTCGACTGGGCGGCGTTCGGCCCGCTGTCGACGACGGTGCGCGCCGATCTCCACGCCGATGCGGAGCTCCTCGGCGCCGGTCGCGCATCGGGCATCGAGCTGGTCGCCGAACACGAGCCCGAGGCGCGCGAGCTGCTGGCAGACCTGCTCGACGCCGACGTCGAGCAGGTGACGCTGCAGCCGTCCACGACGTACGGCCTCATGCACGCGCTGTACGGCCTGGCGGGCAGCCTCATGCTCTCTCGGGCGGAGTTCCCCAGCCTCACGGTGCCCGCCACGCGCGCGGCGGACGCGCTCGGATCGCTCGAGCTGCAGTGGCTGGAGCTGACCGACGGGTTCGTCACGCCCGATGTCGTGCGCACCGCGCTCAGCGAAGAGACGACCGCGCTCGCCGTGAGTCTCGTGGACTTCCGCACGGGTTACCGGGCCGATCTTTCGGCGCTGCGCGAGGTGATCGGCGATCGCCTGCTCATCGTCGATGCCATCCAGGGGTTCGGGATCGTGGAGGCCGACTACGCGGCGGCCGACGTCGTGTGCGGGAACGGGTACAAATGGCTGCGCGCAGGCCGGGGCACCGGCTTCGCGCGGTTCGGTGAACGCGCACTGGAGCGGCTCGCTCCGGTGCTGTCGGGGTTCACCGGCACCGACCGCTTCCTGCCGGTCGATGAGGTGCCGCTGCCCGCGGCATCCGCCGCCGCCTTCACGGTGAGCCGTCCCGACCATCTCGCGGTCACGCGGCTCGCCGGCGCGCTCGGCGACATCACCGCGGTCGGCGTGCCCGTGCTGGAGGACGCCCTCACCGAGATCGTCGGCGACGTCATGTTGGTGGCCGACCGCTACGAGGTGCCCGTGATCACGCCGCGCGACCCCGCGCGTCGTGCCGGCATCGTCACGCTCGCGCCTGCGGCGCAGGATGCCGCGCCGCTGGCGGCGGCGCTCGCCAACCACGGGCTGACCGTCTCGGTCCAGAGCGGCCGCGTGCGCGTGTCGCCGCACGTGGGCACGGGCTCGGCGACGATCACGATGTTCGGCGACGCGCTGGCCGAGTTCTCGGCCGCGCGCGTCTGGTGA
- a CDS encoding PhoH family protein: protein MTTRAPHTQHDRDVESIVGASEDLRTYVLDTSVLLSDPRAFFRFAEHSVVIPVVVITELEGKRHDPEIGYFARQALRHLDELRVEHGRLDFPVPVGEGGTLRVELANTDPGVLPAGMRLGDNDSRILAIAMNLSQEGHEVTVVSKDLPMRVKAASLGVVAEEYLAEQAIDSGWTGIAEIDVSGDDVSDLYESEVASSEDVVGLPVNTGLIIHSERGSALGRVTGDGEYKLVRGDREVFGLHGRSAEQRIAVDLLLDPDVGIVSLGGRAGTGKSALALCAGLEAVLERQQQKKIIVFRPLFAVGGQELGYLPGDQAEKMNPWGQAVFDTLGSVVSGNVLEEVLERGLLEVLPLTHIRGRSLHDAFVIVDEAQSLERNVLLTVLSRMGQNSRIVLTHDVGQRDNLRVGRHDGVASVIETLKGHGLFGHVTLVRSERSAIAALVTDLLEAGELA, encoded by the coding sequence GTGACCACACGAGCACCACACACGCAGCACGACCGGGATGTCGAATCGATCGTCGGCGCGTCCGAGGATCTTCGCACGTACGTCCTCGACACGTCGGTGCTGCTGAGCGATCCGCGGGCGTTCTTCCGCTTCGCCGAGCACAGCGTCGTGATCCCCGTCGTGGTGATCACCGAGCTGGAGGGCAAGCGCCACGACCCGGAGATCGGCTACTTCGCGAGGCAGGCGCTGCGCCACCTCGACGAGTTGCGCGTCGAGCACGGACGCCTCGACTTCCCCGTTCCGGTCGGCGAGGGCGGCACGCTGCGCGTGGAGCTGGCCAACACGGACCCGGGCGTGCTTCCGGCGGGTATGCGCCTCGGCGACAACGACAGCCGCATCCTCGCGATCGCGATGAACCTCTCTCAGGAGGGCCACGAGGTCACCGTGGTCTCCAAGGACCTCCCCATGCGCGTGAAGGCGGCATCGCTCGGCGTCGTGGCCGAGGAGTACCTCGCCGAACAGGCCATCGACTCGGGATGGACCGGCATCGCCGAGATCGACGTCTCGGGCGATGACGTGAGCGATCTGTACGAGAGCGAGGTGGCCTCCAGCGAAGACGTGGTGGGACTGCCCGTGAACACCGGCCTGATCATCCATTCGGAGCGCGGGTCGGCGCTCGGGCGGGTCACTGGCGACGGCGAGTACAAGCTCGTGCGCGGGGACCGCGAGGTGTTCGGCCTCCACGGTCGCTCGGCCGAGCAGCGCATCGCCGTGGACCTCCTCCTCGACCCGGATGTCGGCATCGTCTCGCTCGGCGGCCGTGCCGGCACCGGAAAGTCGGCTCTCGCCCTGTGCGCCGGCCTCGAGGCGGTGCTGGAGCGGCAGCAGCAGAAGAAGATCATCGTCTTCCGGCCCTTGTTCGCGGTCGGCGGTCAGGAGCTCGGCTACCTCCCGGGCGACCAGGCGGAGAAGATGAACCCCTGGGGCCAGGCGGTCTTCGACACGCTCGGCTCGGTGGTGTCGGGCAATGTGCTCGAGGAGGTCCTCGAGCGCGGTCTGCTCGAAGTGCTGCCGCTCACCCACATCCGTGGGCGCTCGCTGCACGACGCCTTCGTGATCGTCGACGAGGCGCAGTCTCTCGAGCGCAACGTGCTGCTCACCGTGCTCAGCCGCATGGGCCAGAACTCGCGGATCGTGCTCACCCACGATGTGGGACAGCGCGACAATCTGCGGGTGGGCCGCCACGACGGTGTCGCCTCCGTGATCGAGACCCTGAAGGGCCACGGACTGTTCGGCCATGTCACCCTCGTTCGCTCGGAGCGTTCGGCGATCGCCGCGCTGGTGACCGACCTGCTCGAAGCGGGGGAGCTCGCCTGA
- a CDS encoding DUF6264 family protein: MTDGPASDPRPRPQYGEYATPEEQRARIQQPDVTAALDTGQVADAAAPVAAQVPAPAPAPAVVDEPPAPVRSRGRSVDRIATFALLAYGLINVVTSVPAFLDYFAYADLMFQTLGVDAVLSDPAGARGWGIAAAGVLAIGWMLVAWLSVASLRRGRLSWWIPLVGGVVFTVVAGMLMVVPLMTDPAVWAALVVGVG, encoded by the coding sequence GTGACCGACGGCCCCGCCTCCGATCCGCGGCCGCGTCCGCAGTACGGCGAGTACGCGACGCCCGAAGAGCAGCGCGCCCGCATCCAGCAGCCGGACGTCACCGCGGCGCTGGACACCGGCCAGGTGGCCGACGCCGCGGCCCCGGTTGCAGCACAGGTACCGGCGCCGGCTCCCGCACCGGCGGTCGTCGACGAGCCCCCGGCACCTGTGCGCTCCCGCGGGCGCAGCGTCGACCGCATCGCCACCTTCGCGCTGCTCGCCTACGGCCTGATCAACGTGGTCACCTCTGTCCCGGCGTTCCTGGACTACTTCGCCTACGCGGACCTGATGTTCCAGACCCTGGGGGTCGACGCCGTGCTGTCCGACCCCGCCGGTGCGCGAGGCTGGGGGATCGCCGCAGCGGGTGTGCTCGCGATCGGATGGATGCTGGTGGCCTGGCTGTCGGTGGCGAGTCTGCGCCGCGGACGCCTCAGCTGGTGGATCCCGCTGGTCGGCGGCGTGGTGTTCACCGTCGTGGCCGGGATGCTCATGGTGGTTCCGCTCATGACGGACCCGGCCGTGTGGGCGGCCCTGGTCGTCGGCGTGGGCTGA
- a CDS encoding response regulator transcription factor, producing MTRILIVEDEPRIASFVSRGLQSAGYETEIADDGPAGLEAATRGDVDLVLLDVGLPTMDGFEVLHALRAQGNAIPVIMLTARTSTRDTVEGLDAGANDYVHKPFTFEELLARVRSRLREGAAVAPGVSVSHGDVVLDVLARRAVVAGVEVELSSREFALAEQFLRNPGRVLSRELLLSRVWGLDFDPGSNVVDVYVRYLRGKLGPHHIVTVRGAGYRWE from the coding sequence ATGACCAGGATCCTCATCGTCGAAGACGAACCGCGCATCGCGTCGTTCGTCAGCCGCGGGCTGCAGTCCGCCGGCTACGAGACCGAGATCGCCGACGACGGCCCCGCCGGGCTGGAGGCGGCCACCCGGGGCGATGTCGACCTCGTTCTCCTCGACGTGGGCCTGCCCACCATGGACGGCTTCGAGGTTCTCCACGCCCTGCGGGCCCAGGGCAACGCGATCCCGGTCATCATGCTCACCGCCCGCACCAGCACCCGCGACACCGTCGAGGGATTGGATGCCGGAGCCAACGACTACGTGCACAAGCCGTTCACGTTCGAGGAGCTGCTGGCGCGCGTGCGCTCGCGCCTGCGCGAGGGCGCCGCCGTCGCCCCCGGGGTCTCGGTATCCCATGGCGACGTCGTCCTCGACGTGCTCGCCCGACGCGCGGTCGTGGCCGGCGTGGAGGTGGAGCTGTCCTCGCGCGAGTTCGCGCTGGCGGAGCAGTTCCTTCGCAATCCCGGCCGTGTGCTCAGCCGTGAACTGCTCCTCAGCCGCGTCTGGGGCCTCGACTTCGATCCGGGCTCGAACGTCGTGGACGTGTACGTGCGGTATCTGCGCGGCAAACTCGGGCCGCACCACATCGTGACGGTGCGCGGGGCCGGGTACCGCTGGGAGTAG
- a CDS encoding DUF4245 family protein, with translation MAREPRIVAELGRPETPDETAARKAESSRVYRSSKNIRNLVAALLATLAILLVIVLAVPRGTPPEAEPIDVEAVAADIAVAEDRIVVSPDVPDQWRVNGARIEGDGPRAWTIIYAPETGFLRVAQGFDADPAWPGRMLSGATPDGTVRIAGVEWTRYDIANPERAGNISAALSVEAGTDIILIYGAAAEDLLETAAAGMADDVIALREETP, from the coding sequence ATGGCACGCGAGCCCCGCATCGTCGCCGAGCTCGGCCGACCGGAGACCCCCGACGAGACCGCCGCGCGCAAGGCCGAGTCCTCGCGCGTCTACCGCTCGAGCAAGAACATCCGCAACCTGGTCGCCGCGCTTCTGGCGACCCTGGCGATCCTGCTGGTGATCGTGCTCGCCGTCCCGCGCGGCACGCCGCCCGAGGCCGAGCCGATCGACGTGGAGGCGGTCGCCGCCGACATCGCGGTCGCCGAGGACCGCATCGTCGTCTCGCCCGATGTGCCCGACCAGTGGCGCGTCAACGGCGCCCGGATCGAGGGCGATGGACCCCGCGCGTGGACGATCATCTACGCCCCCGAGACCGGCTTCCTGCGCGTCGCGCAGGGCTTCGACGCCGACCCCGCGTGGCCCGGGCGAATGCTCAGCGGCGCGACGCCCGACGGCACCGTGCGCATCGCGGGCGTCGAGTGGACCCGCTACGACATCGCCAACCCGGAGCGCGCCGGCAACATCTCGGCGGCGCTGTCGGTCGAGGCGGGAACCGACATCATCCTCATCTACGGCGCCGCCGCGGAGGACCTGCTCGAGACGGCAGCCGCAGGCATGGCCGACGACGTGATCGCCCTACGCGAGGAGACACCGTGA
- a CDS encoding exodeoxyribonuclease VII small subunit, translating to MTDSPAAAPDVASLTFEQARDELVRVVHELEQGTPTLEHSLALWERGEALASRCEQWLLGAKQRLDAARTSAEGASAESAEA from the coding sequence ATGACCGACTCCCCCGCGGCCGCCCCCGACGTCGCCTCGCTCACGTTCGAGCAGGCGCGCGACGAGCTGGTTCGCGTGGTGCACGAGCTCGAGCAGGGCACGCCGACCTTGGAGCACTCGCTGGCTCTGTGGGAGCGTGGCGAGGCCCTGGCATCGCGGTGCGAGCAGTGGCTCCTGGGCGCCAAGCAGCGCCTCGATGCTGCGCGCACCTCGGCAGAGGGCGCGTCCGCGGAGAGCGCGGAGGCGTGA